The following nucleotide sequence is from Microbulbifer sp. A4B17.
TGATTGTGAGTTGGTGATAGAAGCAGTTTTCGAAGACCGGGAACTCAAGCGTAAAGTTACCCAGGAAGCAGAAGCACAGCTGCCGAAAAATGCAGTATTTGCTTCCAACACTTCGACACTGCCGATCACTGGGCTCGCTCAAGCTTCCGACCGTCCCCAGCAATTTATCGGCCTACATTTCTTCTCCCCTGCCGACAAGATGCCACTGGTGGAAATTATCTGTGGGGAGCAAACCAGTGATGAGACTCTCGCCCAAGCCTTCGCCTTTGTATTGCAAATTGGTAAGACTCCTATCGTTGTCAACGACAGCCGCGGCTTCTTCACCTCAAGGGTATTCGGCTGCTTTACCAACGAAGGTATCGGCATGCTCAGCGAAGGGGTTAACCCCGCCACAATTGAAAATGCCGCAGCCCTGGCCGGCTTCCCTGTCGGCCCTCTGGCTGTCAGTGACGAGGTCTCATTAAGCCTGATGAGCCGGATACGCCAACAGACTATCAACGACCTGCAAAAAGAAGGTAAGCCCGCCCCTACCCACCCTGCCGACGGGGTGATCGACCGAATGCTTGAAGTGGGTCGCGCAGGTAAGGCCGCAGGTGGCGGCTTCTATACTTATCCAGAGGGCGGGAAAAAGCACCTATGGAACAGCCTTGAAAAGGAATTTCCCGCCAAAGAAGCCCTGCCGATAAAGGATGTAAAGGAGCGGCTGTTGTTTATTATGGCCCTGGAGACACTGCGCTGTTATCAGGAGGATGTTCTGCGCAGTGTGCGCGATGCCAATATTGGCTCCATCTTCGGTATCGGTTTCCCACCGTGGACCGGGGGTGCTCTGCAATATATCAGCCAGTATGGCCTGAAAGCGTTTACCCAGCGCGCTCAGCAACTGGCTGAGGCCTATGGTGATCGATTTGCCCCGCCAGCGATTTTGCTGGATCTGGCGGAGTCTGGAAAGGCCCTGACAGACAACCCCTAGCTCTGGGAATTGAGCGATGTAAACAGGCATTTCAAACCGTCACTGTTTACATCGCCACCCAAAACACTGGTTCAATTTTTCAGTAGTAAAATGCGGTGGTGAAAGGATGGTACCAAGAACAGTTTACAACGAAGATCATGAGCAGTTTCGCGAAACTTTGCGCAAGTTTTTAGAGAATGAAGCTGTTCCCTACCACCATCAATGGGAAAAAGAAGGCCAGGTAGATCGGAAGTTATGGAACAAGGCTGGAGAAATGGGCTTTCTCTGTCCGCAAATTGACGAAAAGTATGGTGGCCTGGGACTGGACTACGGCTACAACTCCATTATCGACGAGGAAATAGCCCGGGCAGGCCTTTCCGGTATTGGTTGGGGTCTGCACTCCAATATCGCTGTGCCTTACATTATTAATTACGGTACAGAAGAGCAAAAGAAAAAGTACCTCCCCAAATGTATCAGCGGAGAAATAATAACCGCTATAGCCATGTCAGAACCCGGAGCCGGATCAGATCTTCAAGGGGTTAGAACCACTGCCGTGCGCAAAGGGGATCATTATCTATTAAATGGATCGAAGACTTTTATCACCAATGGCCAGCAGGCAGACCTGGTTATTGTGGTGGCTAAAACAGATCCTCACGAGGGGGCCTCAGGGGTCAGTTTACTGCTCGTAGAAGCAGACAGTCCTGGATTTAAGCGAGGTACCAATCTGGAAAAAATAGGTATGAAGGCCCAGGATACTTCAGAGCTATTTTTTGATGATGTCAGGGTTCCAGTGGACAACCTTCTCGGTGGAGAGGGGCAGGGATTTATTTATTTAATGCAGGAGCTGCCGCAAGAACGTTTAAGTGTGGCGATTTATGCAATAGCTAATGCTGAGGCTGCTCTGCAATGGACGATCGATTATGTGCGGGAACGCAAGGCATTTGGTAAACCTGTCTCTGCCTTTCAAAATACACAGTTCAAATTAGCCGAGCTGGACAGTGAGTTAACTGCTCTGCGAGTATTTATCGATCGCTGCTTGGAGCTTCACTATACGAGAGAACTCGACGTTGCAACAGCGGCCAAAGCAAAATTACTGAGTACGGATTTCCAATGCAAGCTATTGGATGAATGTGTGCAATTACATGGCGGCTACGGTTATATGTGGGAATATCCTATCGCCAGATCCTGGGCCGATGCCCGAGTGGCACGAATCTATGCGGGAACCAATGAAATAATGAAGTTGATTATTTCCCGTGAGCTTCTCCGTGATGACTAGATTAAATCTAGTAAATTAAAGCTTCTGTCTTCAATTAAAATAATGATATAAAAGTGAATTCGCACACAAATAATCACTGTGCCCCACTGGAGGGGCTCAAGATACTCGATTTTTCCACCCTCCTCCCCGGTCCCTATGCGACTATGTTGTTAGCTGACATGGGAGCTGAAGTATTGAGAATCGAGTCCCCCTCTCGACCTGATTTACTGAGGGGCTTTCCTCCTATGGTCGATAGTTCTCCCCCTCTTTCGGCCGCTCACGCAACCATCAATCGCAACAAACGCTCTCTAGCAATCGACCTGAAAAGCCCGAAGGCACAAGAGGTGATTCGGCGGTTACTTCAGAAATACGATGTCGTTATTGAGCAATTCCGTCCAGGAGTAATGGATAGGCTAGGCCT
It contains:
- a CDS encoding acyl-CoA dehydrogenase family protein; protein product: MVPRTVYNEDHEQFRETLRKFLENEAVPYHHQWEKEGQVDRKLWNKAGEMGFLCPQIDEKYGGLGLDYGYNSIIDEEIARAGLSGIGWGLHSNIAVPYIINYGTEEQKKKYLPKCISGEIITAIAMSEPGAGSDLQGVRTTAVRKGDHYLLNGSKTFITNGQQADLVIVVAKTDPHEGASGVSLLLVEADSPGFKRGTNLEKIGMKAQDTSELFFDDVRVPVDNLLGGEGQGFIYLMQELPQERLSVAIYAIANAEAALQWTIDYVRERKAFGKPVSAFQNTQFKLAELDSELTALRVFIDRCLELHYTRELDVATAAKAKLLSTDFQCKLLDECVQLHGGYGYMWEYPIARSWADARVARIYAGTNEIMKLIISRELLRDD